A stretch of Malus sylvestris chromosome 11, drMalSylv7.2, whole genome shotgun sequence DNA encodes these proteins:
- the LOC126588586 gene encoding uncharacterized protein LOC126588586 encodes MLHFVDEDDTLPSSGYEPISPSVALDKEPIVPEIPVALDTTISQALTRQTVDEPPSSPQDQPQDVGTGSGTTFPSFAGGEKSSPRQGVSAFSSETPGLSQVTSFSPKPLLF; translated from the exons ATGTTGCATTTTGTGGATGAGGATGATACTTTG CCATCTTCGGGATATGAACCCATTTCCCCGTCAGTGGCCTTGGATAAAGAACCCATAGTTCCTGAGATCCCTGTAGCTTTAGACACAACTATTTCGCAAGCGCTTACTCGCCAGACGGTCGATgaacctccttcttctcctcaaGATCAACCTCAG GATGTAGGCACAGGTTCAGGCACAACTTTCCCATCTTTCGCTGGTGGTGAAAAATCTTCACCTCGACAAGGAGTTAGTGCATTCTCTAGTGAAACCCCGGGGTTAAGTCAGGTAACTTCCTTCTCTCCAAAGCCTCTTTTGTTTTGA